One part of the Nitrosophilus kaiyonis genome encodes these proteins:
- a CDS encoding cytochrome C: MNSSSVKYRVFALIALAILLYWFVIPAVITHDVPDLAKAGKADKIPSIAYKVWDYYQKGRYVSPNTPPEALDKNKNPILKKMIEYNAEIGVASAPIWYVSLEAPNYPKDAFPEGIPVYYHFDGFSGDVHEMNTINHFIGMDPMERGAPYLRAIAPYVLVLLAFAYVLFILYDWKWLNYIMWIAVALPLIFLGFYAYWLYWFGHHMHDWGAFKIKPFMPTVFGDGKVAQFTTHSYPTIGFWLLIAISVFTLLAIISKNKYLKSKAA; this comes from the coding sequence ATGAACAGTTCAAGTGTAAAATATAGAGTGTTTGCACTTATTGCATTAGCAATTTTGCTGTATTGGTTTGTAATTCCAGCAGTTATTACTCACGATGTTCCAGATTTAGCAAAGGCTGGTAAAGCTGATAAAATACCTTCAATTGCATATAAAGTATGGGATTATTATCAAAAAGGAAGATATGTAAGTCCAAATACTCCTCCAGAAGCATTAGATAAAAACAAAAATCCAATTTTAAAGAAAATGATAGAATATAATGCAGAGATAGGTGTGGCAAGTGCGCCAATATGGTATGTTTCATTAGAAGCACCAAATTATCCTAAAGATGCTTTTCCTGAGGGTATTCCGGTTTATTATCATTTTGATGGATTTAGCGGTGATGTCCATGAAATGAATACTATCAATCACTTTATAGGTATGGATCCAATGGAAAGAGGCGCTCCATATTTGCGTGCTATTGCTCCATATGTATTAGTTTTACTTGCATTTGCATATGTACTCTTTATCTTATATGATTGGAAATGGTTAAATTATATAATGTGGATTGCTGTAGCACTTCCATTAATATTTTTAGGTTTTTATGCATATTGGTTATATTGGTTTGGCCATCATATGCATGATTGGGGTGCATTTAAGATTAAGCCATTTATGCCAACCGTGTTTGGAGATGGAAAAGTTGCTCAATTTACAACTCATTCATATCCAACAATTGGTTTTTGGCTTTTAATTGCTATTAGTGTATTTACACTTTTGGCAATAATTTCAAAAAATAAATATTTAAAGAGTAAAGCTGCATAA
- a CDS encoding nitrous oxide reductase family maturation protein NosD, whose protein sequence is MKRLILLLVFMTLPMFAMTLQEVIDKAKAGSKIELPEGVFEGNIVINKPLMIVGKGEKTVIKGDGKGTVVKIRSSNVTIKNLTIVNSGKEHEKVDAGISIKDAKFCEVNNCSIKNCLFGIDLQNVHNSKIIGNYITSKPFPLGIRGDGIRLWYSNDNILRKNYLYKSRDFVVWYSHGNLIEENRGEYGRYSLHFMYAGKNIVKKNVYKHNSVGIFFMYSRDTEAYENVVISSLGTTGIGIGLKDASNFIIKNNTILYCAKGLYIDRSPFQPDEKNFIENNSILYNSIGIHFHSLSTNNIIKRNIFKGNMENVYDDSGQGRIHSVMNTWSENYWDDYQGFDKDGDGIGDIPYNLYYYADKLWLLNPNIRFFYGSPVISILNFLYKLAPISEPIKLLTDPKPLMHEGEVS, encoded by the coding sequence ATGAAAAGGCTGATTTTGCTTTTAGTTTTTATGACATTACCAATGTTTGCTATGACACTGCAAGAGGTGATAGATAAAGCAAAAGCAGGATCAAAAATAGAATTGCCAGAGGGAGTTTTTGAAGGGAATATTGTCATCAATAAACCATTAATGATTGTAGGTAAAGGAGAAAAAACTGTAATCAAGGGAGATGGAAAAGGTACAGTTGTCAAAATTAGAAGTTCAAATGTTACCATAAAAAATTTAACTATTGTAAATAGTGGTAAGGAACATGAGAAAGTAGATGCAGGCATTTCTATAAAAGATGCCAAATTTTGTGAAGTTAATAATTGTAGCATTAAAAATTGTCTTTTTGGAATAGACTTGCAAAATGTACATAACTCTAAAATTATCGGAAATTATATTACATCAAAACCTTTTCCATTAGGAATAAGAGGTGATGGTATAAGACTTTGGTATAGCAATGATAATATTTTAAGAAAAAATTATCTATATAAAAGTAGAGATTTTGTTGTATGGTATAGCCATGGAAATTTAATTGAAGAAAACAGAGGAGAATATGGCAGATATTCGCTTCATTTTATGTATGCAGGCAAAAATATAGTTAAAAAAAATGTATATAAACATAATAGTGTTGGAATATTTTTTATGTATTCAAGAGATACAGAAGCTTATGAAAATGTTGTTATTAGTTCTTTAGGAACTACTGGCATTGGAATAGGATTAAAAGATGCTTCAAATTTTATTATAAAAAATAATACAATACTTTATTGTGCTAAAGGATTATATATAGATAGATCCCCATTCCAGCCAGATGAAAAAAATTTTATCGAAAACAACAGCATACTTTATAATTCAATAGGTATACATTTTCATTCATTAAGTACAAATAATATTATTAAAAGAAACATATTTAAAGGTAATATGGAAAATGTTTATGATGATTCTGGACAAGGAAGAATTCATTCAGTAATGAACACTTGGAGTGAGAATTATTGGGATGATTATCAAGGTTTTGACAAAGATGGAGATGGCATAGGTGATATTCCATATAATCTTTATTATTATGCAGATAAGTTGTGGCTATTAAATCCTAATATAAGATTTTTTTATGGATCACCTGTTATATCGATTTTGAATTTTTTATATAAATTGGCACCGATTTCAGAACCTATAAAACTATTAACTGATCCAAAGCCACTTATGCATGAAGGGGAGGTATCATGA
- a CDS encoding 4Fe-4S dicluster domain-containing protein, translated as MTPQEKKRRDFIKKMAGLGVLGLAAAAGIYGAKYYKHHELRLRPPGAVPEDEFLALCIKCGQCLQVCPYDSIFLEGVDGKAGVGTAYIDPQKRGCYLCKAFPCILACPSGALDHEKDDIKLVHMGMAVIVNENACLALHNKKVPDSAIDAIYDHSPALTKKEIKNRKIEDLPNPSEKRELQVELLKKLEKFRGKDCTICADLCPYHPDPSLAIGMVAKNGGYLPEIREKCVGCGACVELCPTDVLKIVPRATYEQIYGKKA; from the coding sequence ATGACACCACAAGAGAAAAAAAGAAGAGATTTTATTAAAAAAATGGCTGGTCTAGGTGTATTGGGATTGGCTGCAGCAGCTGGTATTTATGGTGCAAAATATTATAAGCATCATGAATTAAGATTAAGACCACCTGGAGCAGTACCTGAAGATGAGTTTTTAGCCCTTTGTATCAAATGTGGCCAATGTCTTCAAGTATGTCCATATGATTCTATATTTTTAGAAGGAGTTGATGGAAAAGCTGGTGTTGGCACAGCTTATATTGATCCTCAAAAAAGGGGATGTTATTTATGTAAAGCCTTTCCTTGTATATTGGCTTGTCCAAGTGGTGCTTTGGATCATGAAAAAGATGATATTAAATTAGTGCATATGGGGATGGCTGTTATTGTAAATGAGAATGCATGTTTGGCACTTCATAATAAAAAAGTTCCAGATAGTGCAATTGATGCTATATATGATCATTCGCCTGCTTTGACTAAAAAAGAGATAAAAAATAGAAAAATAGAGGATTTACCAAATCCTAGTGAAAAAAGAGAATTACAAGTAGAATTACTGAAAAAACTTGAAAAATTTAGAGGTAAAGATTGTACAATCTGTGCTGATTTGTGTCCTTATCATCCAGATCCTTCACTTGCTATAGGAATGGTTGCAAAAAATGGTGGATATCTTCCAGAAATTAGAGAAAAATGTGTAGGATGCGGTGCTTGTGTAGAATTGTGTCCAACAGATGTATTAAAAATTGTCCCTAGAGCTACTTATGAGCAAATATATGGGAAAAAGGCTTAA
- a CDS encoding c-type cytochrome, whose translation MKFSYWLLVISILVIFSGCEKKEEKKEVAAKPSQIKITEGVVKEKKAQEKEVDKGQFYYSYKEAKKEEIEDEGKYTRLGAYRHVLNNYQKVQISLLANKLSKDFLIYCSACHDDYANGIIGPSLLDKSGDYIYKQLQDFKSGKRKNVLMVQLVRRLDDKKLKALADEIAEFNKKVKKIKENLKDKK comes from the coding sequence ATGAAATTTAGTTATTGGTTATTGGTTATCAGTATATTAGTTATATTTTCTGGATGTGAGAAGAAAGAAGAAAAAAAAGAGGTTGCTGCTAAACCTTCTCAGATAAAAATTACTGAGGGTGTAGTTAAAGAGAAAAAGGCTCAAGAAAAAGAGGTAGATAAAGGACAATTTTATTACTCTTATAAAGAAGCGAAAAAAGAAGAGATTGAAGATGAGGGAAAATATACAAGACTTGGGGCATATAGACATGTTTTAAATAATTATCAAAAAGTGCAAATTTCACTGCTTGCAAATAAATTAAGCAAAGATTTTTTGATTTACTGTTCAGCTTGTCATGATGATTATGCAAATGGAATAATTGGACCATCACTACTAGATAAAAGTGGAGATTATATATATAAGCAACTGCAAGATTTTAAAAGCGGTAAGCGAAAAAATGTTTTGATGGTCCAACTTGTTAGACGTTTAGATGATAAAAAACTGAAAGCTTTAGCAGATGAGATTGCAGAATTTAATAAAAAAGTAAAAAAAATAAAAGAAAATTTAAAGGATAAAAAATGA
- a CDS encoding c-type cytochrome: protein MIRHIIAIIAGALTVAAIVYMANLDKEAQKFQKIKEIIEKSKLEVPVSKQKVEQAQPQKEEESEEEKKLKVLKEKAGRMSAFEVSPLYRRNCASCHGINGEGAVGPKLVGKTKEDVLNALKDFKSGKRKNYVMFGLLNNMKDEDLESLATEIGTFEQKLKASE, encoded by the coding sequence ATGATTAGACATATCATTGCTATTATAGCTGGTGCTTTAACAGTTGCTGCGATTGTTTATATGGCAAATTTAGATAAAGAAGCACAAAAATTTCAAAAAATAAAAGAGATAATAGAAAAATCAAAATTAGAAGTACCTGTTTCTAAACAAAAAGTTGAACAAGCACAACCTCAAAAAGAAGAAGAGAGTGAAGAAGAGAAGAAATTAAAGGTTTTAAAAGAGAAAGCTGGAAGAATGAGTGCTTTTGAAGTTAGTCCACTTTATAGAAGAAATTGTGCTTCGTGTCATGGTATAAATGGTGAAGGAGCAGTAGGACCTAAACTTGTAGGAAAAACTAAAGAAGATGTTTTAAATGCATTGAAAGATTTTAAAAGCGGTAAGAGAAAAAATTATGTAATGTTTGGTCTTTTAAATAATATGAAAGATGAAGATTTAGAGAGTTTGGCAACTGAAATTGGTACTTTTGAACAAAAACTTAAAGCTTCAGAATAA
- a CDS encoding NapH/MauN family ferredoxin-type protein: MDRYNWSVKELVNAPILSTLYYRTKQGKIRPTWRFWRWLSVIVINLAFFLSYFVDIQFLEGTLTGSRLLGFHLIDPFAALEILASEHHIHTNIIIGTATIVGFYFLVGGKAFCGWVCPYGLLSEIGEYFHQKLVNKRIIKERRFDPRVRYVFWVIFLAAAAIDGYLVFEIINPVGILSRFIVYGWSLAIVWVVVILAIEIFFSRRAWCKYVCPIGTTYSFIGWISPMKVQWDMEKCDHCAACFIACPEEHVLERFKSKYDKEREEKGITKEFVKDGDCIMCARCFDVCHEDAYNFEFRLKNLV, translated from the coding sequence TTGGATAGATATAATTGGAGTGTAAAAGAACTTGTAAATGCACCTATTTTATCAACACTTTATTATAGAACTAAACAAGGAAAAATTAGGCCTACATGGCGTTTTTGGAGATGGCTTAGTGTAATAGTTATAAATCTAGCCTTTTTTCTTTCATATTTTGTTGACATTCAATTTTTAGAAGGAACTTTAACAGGTTCAAGGCTTCTTGGTTTTCATCTAATCGATCCTTTTGCAGCATTAGAGATTTTAGCATCAGAACATCATATTCATACAAATATAATTATTGGAACCGCAACTATAGTTGGTTTTTATTTTTTAGTTGGAGGAAAGGCATTTTGTGGATGGGTTTGTCCATATGGACTCCTTAGTGAAATAGGTGAATATTTTCATCAAAAACTAGTAAATAAAAGAATAATAAAAGAGAGAAGATTTGACCCTAGAGTTAGATATGTTTTTTGGGTAATTTTTCTTGCAGCTGCTGCTATTGATGGATATTTGGTTTTTGAAATTATAAATCCTGTTGGAATTTTAAGTAGATTTATTGTTTATGGTTGGAGTTTGGCAATTGTTTGGGTTGTTGTTATTTTAGCTATTGAGATTTTTTTCTCAAGACGTGCATGGTGTAAATATGTTTGTCCTATAGGTACTACTTATAGTTTTATAGGTTGGATAAGTCCAATGAAAGTTCAATGGGATATGGAAAAGTGTGACCATTGTGCGGCCTGTTTTATAGCATGTCCTGAAGAGCATGTATTAGAGAGATTTAAATCTAAATATGACAAAGAACGTGAAGAAAAAGGTATAACAAAAGAGTTTGTTAAAGATGGTGATTGTATAATGTGTGCAAGATGTTTTGATGTTTGTCATGAAGATGCATATAACTTTGAATTTAGGTTAAAGAACTTAGTATGA
- a CDS encoding ABC transporter ATP-binding protein translates to MIEIKNAYKKFFDVFVLDNVNLTINDGDKIALMGPNGAGKTTLVRSILGFYHLTKGEIKVEGFDPIKNRTKVLNNISFIPQTPPPIKLNIKELLEFVAKSSHIEINKIKEESSKMDLDIEKNLNKPFFKLSGGMKQKLLIAIALARNSKILIFDEPTANLDPKAREKFYNLLESIDKNCSTIYITHRLEEIEGLVNRKIYMDLGKVVEDERI, encoded by the coding sequence ATGATAGAGATAAAAAATGCATACAAAAAATTTTTTGATGTTTTTGTTTTAGATAATGTTAATTTAACTATAAATGATGGTGACAAAATTGCATTAATGGGGCCAAATGGTGCTGGAAAAACTACCCTTGTTAGATCAATTTTGGGTTTTTATCATTTAACTAAAGGTGAAATAAAAGTAGAGGGATTTGACCCTATAAAAAATAGAACAAAAGTACTAAATAATATCAGTTTTATACCTCAAACCCCACCTCCTATAAAGCTTAATATAAAAGAGTTACTTGAATTTGTTGCCAAAAGTTCACATATTGAAATTAATAAAATTAAAGAAGAGTCTTCAAAAATGGATCTTGATATTGAGAAAAATTTAAATAAGCCTTTTTTTAAGCTTAGTGGAGGAATGAAACAAAAACTATTAATTGCAATAGCTTTAGCAAGAAATAGTAAGATTTTAATTTTTGATGAGCCTACAGCAAATCTTGATCCTAAAGCAAGAGAAAAATTTTATAATCTTTTAGAATCAATTGATAAAAATTGCTCTACTATTTATATTACTCATAGACTTGAAGAGATAGAGGGTTTGGTTAATAGAAAAATTTATATGGATTTAGGAAAAGTGGTTGAGGATGAAAGGATATAA
- a CDS encoding ABC transporter permease produces MKNLFLIAKLDIAESARSKWFFVYLLVFGGLMALFFITGITDSVVMGFTGLSRLLLIYMQVTIVILPIFILITTVKSISVDRESAILEYMLSFPISLRDYYWGKMVGRFTVVFFPVLLALILGIGWGIFKGGELPWNMLFIYSALLFSLCAVFLGIAFFISTIVKSHDVALGASFVVWITLLAFIDIALIGLMLQNRFNDNFIIALSLLNPMEVFRVGAISLFDPELTVMGPVAYFLLDTFGQKLFITYSIVYPLFLGIFFSLLGFYFFKKRDLL; encoded by the coding sequence ATGAAAAATCTTTTTTTAATTGCAAAACTTGATATCGCTGAATCAGCAAGAAGTAAATGGTTTTTTGTCTATTTACTTGTTTTTGGTGGTTTAATGGCACTTTTTTTCATAACTGGAATAACAGATAGTGTTGTTATGGGTTTTACTGGACTTAGCCGCCTTCTTTTAATCTATATGCAAGTAACAATTGTAATTTTGCCTATTTTTATTTTAATTACCACTGTAAAATCAATTTCGGTAGATAGAGAAAGTGCAATTTTAGAATATATGCTCTCTTTTCCTATATCTTTAAGAGATTACTATTGGGGTAAAATGGTTGGAAGATTTACAGTTGTATTTTTTCCAGTACTATTAGCTCTAATTTTAGGTATTGGTTGGGGAATATTTAAAGGTGGAGAGCTTCCATGGAATATGCTTTTTATTTATAGCGCACTTCTTTTTTCATTGTGTGCAGTTTTTTTAGGAATAGCTTTTTTTATCTCTACTATTGTCAAATCTCATGATGTTGCTTTAGGAGCAAGTTTTGTTGTTTGGATAACACTTTTGGCTTTTATTGATATTGCTTTAATTGGACTTATGCTTCAAAATAGATTTAATGATAATTTTATAATTGCTCTATCTCTTTTAAATCCAATGGAAGTGTTTAGAGTAGGAGCAATAAGTCTTTTTGACCCTGAATTAACAGTAATGGGACCGGTAGCCTATTTTTTACTTGATACATTTGGTCAAAAGCTTTTTATTACATATTCGATTGTTTATCCTCTATTTTTAGGAATATTCTTTTCACTTTTAGGTTTTTACTTTTTCAAAAAAAGAGATCTATTATAG
- a CDS encoding nitrous oxide reductase accessory protein NosL, giving the protein MKKFLFVIFFSIVYLLADTNSTKILDPVYHIDVNKYPKFQAKIVLANGKEILFCCPKSMFNVYLRPSDYPEYHIKGELDFKKILVKDYLSGEWIKAEGALYVFGSKLQGPKGDDLIPVRNRDALNIFRLKYGGSKVLTFPEIIHKGMGLIKYLDMP; this is encoded by the coding sequence ATGAAAAAGTTTTTATTTGTAATATTTTTTAGTATAGTTTATCTTTTGGCTGATACAAATTCTACTAAAATATTAGATCCTGTTTATCATATTGATGTAAATAAATATCCAAAATTCCAAGCAAAAATTGTTTTAGCAAATGGTAAAGAGATACTTTTTTGTTGTCCTAAATCTATGTTTAATGTCTACTTAAGACCTTCCGATTATCCTGAATATCATATAAAAGGTGAACTTGATTTTAAAAAGATTTTAGTTAAAGATTATTTGAGTGGAGAGTGGATAAAGGCTGAAGGCGCTTTATATGTTTTTGGAAGCAAACTTCAAGGACCAAAAGGTGATGATTTGATTCCTGTTAGAAACAGAGATGCTTTGAATATTTTTAGATTAAAATATGGAGGAAGCAAAGTTTTAACTTTTCCAGAAATCATACATAAAGGAATGGGACTTATAAAATATTTAGATATGCCGTAA